The Arachis hypogaea cultivar Tifrunner chromosome 16, arahy.Tifrunner.gnm2.J5K5, whole genome shotgun sequence genome contains a region encoding:
- the LOC112758392 gene encoding protein ABIL1, which yields MSFCNEMLAVVTTKKANIPSLASDSLTPSSLLRFFLHFNFIASIKQSYSYELFELSLGRIIIIMVMEQQRATTFDEVSMERSKNFVFALQELKNLRPQLYSAAEYCEKSYLNSDHKQMVLDNLKDYAVRALVNAVDHLGTVAYKLTDLLDQQTLDVSTMDLKISTLNQRLLTCKIYTDKEGLRQQQLLAFIPRHHKHYILPNHVNRKVHFSPRNKMDARQNQIQTRNRLQSSGTPVAKTLSWHLASETKSTLKKRTSHASAKTKDPNFSAKTSGVFHLLDNEESTRMKPAAQTQLPNGIPNYTTAIQTTGVMGRDAFEGSKPTTGFRSFDIRNQPETLQVPNRSKSVLSAFFVKQKMPKLKTGSIS from the exons ATGTCTTTTTGCAATGAAATGCTCGCTGTCGTTACAACTAAGAAAGCTAATATTCCTTCCCTTGCGAGTGACTCACTGACTCCTTCTTCCTTACTTAGATTCTttcttcatttcaatttcatcGCATCAATCAAACAATCGTATTCTTATGAGTTGTTTGAGCTGAGCTTAGGACGCATAATCATAATCATGGTGATGGAGCAGCAGAGGGCCACCACATTCGACGAAGTGTCAATGGAGCGAAGCAAGAACTTCGTCTTCGCCTTGCAG GAACTGAAGAACCTGAGGCCGCAACTTTATTCTGCTGCCGAATACTGTGAAAAGTCTTATCTCAATAGTGATCACAAACAAAT GGTGCTTGATAACTTGAAAGATTATGCTGTAAGAGCCCTTGTGAATGCCGTTGATCATCTTGGAACCGTTGCTTACAAGTTAACTGACCTTCTTGACCAGCAAACATTGGATGTCTCAACCATGGACTTGAAGATATCTACTCTGAATCAG agacttcttaCATGCAAAATTTACACCGACAAGGAAGGTCTACGGCAACAGCAGTTGTTGGCTTTCATTCCTAGACACCATAAACACTATATTTTGCCGA ATCATGTCAATAGAAAGGTACATTTCAGTCCACGCAACAAGATGGATGCAAgacaaaatcaaattcaaaccagAAATCGTCTTCAATCTTCAG GTACCCCTGTGGCAAAGACCCTTTCATGGCATTTAGCATCAGAAACTAAGTCTACCTTGAAAAAACGGACATCCCATGCTTCAGCAAA AACGAAGGACCCAAATTTTTCTGCCAAGACATCTGGAGTTTTTCACCTTTTAG ACAATGAAGAGAGTACACGGATGAAACCTGCAGCACAAACTCAATTACCAAATGGAATTCCTAATTATACTACAGCCATCCAGACTACAGGTGTCATGGGCAGG GATGCATTTGAGGGTTCCAAACCCACGACAGGTTTCAGGTCATTTGACATTCGAAATCAGCCGGAGACGCTCCAAGTTCCCAATCGCAGCAAAAGCGTGCTATCCGCCTTCTTTGTCAAGCAGAAGATGCCTAAATTGAAGACTGGATCCATCTCATGA
- the LOC112758909 gene encoding germin-like protein subfamily 1 member 7, whose protein sequence is MKAIYFLVGLLALASSFASAYDPSPLQDFCVALNDTQNAVFVNGNFCKDPKVVVAEDFFKHVDPGNVVNKLGSNVTPVSVNELPGLNTLGISLARLDFAPKGLIPPHTHPRATEILTVVEGTLFVGFVTSNQNNTNRLFTKVLNKGDVFVFPIGLIHFQFNVGYGNAVAISGLSSQNPGVITIANAVFGSTPPISPEVLTKAFQVDKKVINYLEKQF, encoded by the exons ATGAAAGCAATCTACTTCCTTGTTGGTTTGTTGGCTTTGGCATCCTCTTTTGCATCAGCCTATGATCCCAGTCCACTGCAAGATTTCTGTGTGGCTCTCAATGACACCCAAAATGCTG TATTTGTGAATGGAAACTTTTGCAAAGACCCTAAAGTTGTAGTAGCTGAAGATTTCTTCAAGCATGTAGATCCTGGGAATGTTGTCAACAAACTTGGCTCAAACGTGACTCCTGTCAGTGTTAACGAACTACCCGGACTTAACACACTCGGCATATCACTTGCTCGCCTAGATTTTGCACCTAAGGGTTTAATCCCTCCTCACACTCACCCTCGAGCCACAGAGATTTTGACTGTTGTTGAAGGCACTCTCTTTGTTGGATTTGTCACTTCCAATCAAAACAACACCAACCGTCTTTTTACTAAAGTGCTCAACAAGGGTGATGTGTTTGTGTTCCCAATTGGTCTCATTCATTTCCAATTCAACGTGGGTTATGGCAACGCTGTTGCTATTTCTGGTCTTAGCAGTCAGAATCCAGGTGTTATCACAATTGCAAATGCTGTTTTTGGATCCACTCCACCTATTTCTCCTGAAGTTTTGACTAAAGCTTTTCAAGTGGATAAAAAAGTAATCAACTACCTTGAAAAACAGTTCTGA
- the LOC112759081 gene encoding basic endochitinase, giving the protein MGSNEAPNISKSNILVLISLVALVSVTNAGDIVVYWGQDGREGSLSATCNSGLYKTVNIAFLSAFGGGTQPQLNLANHCNPASNGCLSLNKDIKNCQARGIQVLLSIGGGAPGYSLSSSKDATNLANYIWNNFLGGKSNSRPFGNVVLDGVDFDIELGGGASFYIVLAKTLSNLSKGGQKVYLSAAPQCPFPDKQLNGALSTGLFDYVWIQFYNNGPCEFDANNPRKFQRSWNQWTSSIRAGKLYVGFPASPSQSAAGSGYVPPQVLMNRVLPFVKKSSIYGGVMLWDRFNDLQTGYSRNIKPSV; this is encoded by the exons tcaaaatcaaatatattGGTGTTGATTTCCCTAGTAGCTTTGGTCTCCGTTACAAATGCCGGAGACATAGTAGTTTATTGGGGCCAAGACGGTAGAGAAGGTTCACTAAGTGCCACATGCAACTCTGGACTGTACAAAACTGTCAACATAGCATTCCTTTCTGCATTTGGAGGTGGCACTCAACCGCAGCTAAACCTAGCAAACCATTGCAACCCCGCATCAAATGGCTGCCTGAGTTTGAACAAAGACATTAAGAACTGCCAGGCAAGAGGCATCCAGGTCTTGCTCTCCATAGGAGGCGGCGCCCCTGGCTACTCCTTGTCCTCCTCCAAGGACGCTACAAACTTAGCAAACTACATCTGGAATAACTTTCTGGGTGGAAAATCGAACTCTAGACCTTTTGGTAATGTTGTGCTGGATGGTGTCGATTTTGACATAGAACTTGGTGGTGGTGCATCCTTCTATATCGTGCTGGCTAAAACACTCTCCAATCTCAGCAAAG GTGGACAGAAAGTTTACCTAAGCGCTGCACCACAGTGTCCCTTCCCGGATAAGCAGCTGAATGGGGCATTGTCAACGGGGCTATTTGACTATGTTTGGATACAGTTTTACAACAATGGTCCTTGTGAGTTTGATGCCAATAATCCCAGAAAGTTCCAGAGGTCGTGGAACCAGTGGACCTCATCCATAAGGGCAGGGaagttgtatgttgggtttcCCGCGTCACCATCGCAGTCGGCGGCGGGCAGTGGCTATGTGCCACCACAGGTGCTCATGAATCGAGTCTTGCCTTTTGTTAAGAAATCAAGCATTTATGGAGGAGTGATGCTATGGGACAGGTTCAATGATCTTCAAACAGGGTATAGCAGGAATATCAAGCCCAGTGTTTAA
- the LOC112758908 gene encoding hevamine-A-like gives MATTYIPIFSMVIFILTVGSDAGGISIYWGQNGNEGTLAETCATGNYEYVNIAFLYSFGNGRIPRLNLAGHCDPYSNNGCANLSTDIKQCQAKGIRVLLSIGGGPGGYTLASTEDARQLATFLWNNFLGGQSSTRPLGEAVLDGIDFDIEGGTNQHWDELARYLSGYNNKGKKVYLTAAPQCPFPDAWLGNALQTGLFDYVWIQFYNNPPCQYSSGGIANLENAWKQWTTQVPATKIFLGLPAAPQAAGSGFISPSNLTSEVLPVIKGATKYGGVMLWSKYYDDQTGYSSSINGQV, from the coding sequence ATGGCAACAACTTATATACCAATTTTCTCAATGGTGATATTCATCCTAACAGTGGGATCTGATGCTGGGGGAATTTCCATTTATTGGGGTCAGAATGGAAATGAAGGTACCTTGGCAGAAACTTGTGCCACAGGAAACTATGAGTATGTGAACATTGCTTTTCTTTACAGTTTTGGCAATGGACGAATTCCCAGGCTAAACCTTGCAGGCCATTGTGATCCATACAGCAACAATGGCTGCGCGAATTTAAGCACCGACATAAAGCAGTGTCAAGCCAAAGGCATCAGAGTTTTGCTTTCAATTGGAGGAGGACCTGGAGGCTACACCCTTGCATCAACAGAGGATGCTAGGCAACTTGCCACTTTCCTTTGGAATAACTTCTTGGGAGGACAGTCATCGACACGTCCACTAGGCGAGGCTGTTTTGGATGGCATTGACTTTGACATTGAAGGAGGAACAAACCAACATTGGGATGAGCTTGCAAGGTATCTTTCAGGATacaacaacaaaggcaagaaggTTTACTTGACTGCAGCACCTCAATGTCCTTTCCCTGATGCATGGCTTGGAAATGCCCTTCAGACCGGTCTTTTCGACTATGTTTGGATTCAGTTCTACAACAATCCTCCATGTCAGTACTCTTCTGGAGGCATTGCCAATCTTGAGAATGCATGGAAGCAATGGACTACACAAGTACCTGCCACTAAAATATTCTTAGGCCTCCCAGCAGCACCACAGGCAGCTGGAAGCGGCTTCATTTCGCCAAGTAACCTGACATCAGAAGTACTTCCGGTAATTAAGGGTGCCACAAAGTATGGGGGTGTCATGTTGTGGTCCAAGTACTACGATGATCAAACTGGATATAGTTCATCCATAAATGGCCAAGTCTAG
- the LOC112758393 gene encoding uncharacterized protein yields MTMALVIHSSEMFIAPKFPCNPNPNPIKFHSFKPVAVRSSARGLKACCEVKDCAVLELEQNLRLYGEFSGAVKLGRKEEEEEKQKYYVNMGYAIRTLREDFPQIFFKEPSFDVYRDDIVFKDPLNTFVGIQKYKSLLWALRFHGRIFFRALSIDVISVWQPVENVIMVRWSVHGILRIPWESRGRFDGTSEYKLDRKGKIYEHRVDNIAPNTPHHKFRVLRVEELIQSIGCPSTPKPTYFETSSSTNRT; encoded by the exons ATGACCATGGCACTCGTTATCCATTCCTCCGAAATGTTCATTGCCCCCAAATTTCCGTGTAATCCGAATCCAAACCCTATCAAATTCCACAGCTTTAAGCCCGTGGCAGTTAGGTCAAGTGCAAGAGGATTAAAAGCTTGTTGTGAAGTGAAGGATTGTGCGGTTTTGGAATTGGAACAGAATTTGAGGTTGTACGGTGAGTTCTCGGGTGCTGTGAAGTTGGggaggaaagaagaagaggaggaaaagCAGAAGTACTACGTGAATATGGGATATGCCATCCGAACTCTGAGGGAAGATTTTCCCCAAATCTTCTTCAAGGAACCTAGCTTCGATGTCTACAG GGATGATATTGTATTTAAAGATCCTTTGAATACCTTTGTTGGCATCCAGAAATACAAATCGCTGTTGTGGGCATTACGATTTCATGGCAGAATATTTTTCCGAGCTTTGTCGATTGACGTAATCAGTGTGTGGCAGCCTGTTGAGAATGTGATCATGGTTCGGTGGAGTGTTCACGGGATTCTGCGAATTCCATGGGAGAGTCGTGGTAGGTTTGATGGGACCTCTGAGTACAAACTTGACAGGAAAGGCAAGATTTATGAGCACCGGGTTGACAACATTGCTCCAAATACACCTCATCATAAATTTAGAGTGCTAAGAGTGGAAGAATTGATTCAATCCATTGGCTGCCCCTCAACCCCAAAACCAACTTATTTTGAAACATCGTCATCTACAAATAGAACTTGA